AATGAACACCTGCATTTAACAGTCGCGGGTTATTGCCTATCGCTTCTTCGGATGTGTAGCCCGTGATGACTTCAAAAGCCCGGTTCACCCAAAGGATCGTCCCATCCTGTTCTGTAATCATCACTCCGTCACTGATGTTTCGAAGCGACATTTCAAACAGCTTGACCGTTTCTTCATTGGCCACGTCCTGACGCCTGTCCAGATAGGCCACGACAGCGCCGGATACCCCTGTCTCTGAACGGAGCGGATACGCATAGAGCGTCACCGGCACCGCTTCGCCAAATCTATTATGCCGTTCGGTCTGTTTCGACACTGTCTCACCGCGCAGTACCGCGTACGCAGCAGCTTTCGCTTCTGTTCTGACTTTGCCGTAATGAAAGAGAGACGCCACCGACATGCCGATCACTTCCTCCCGTTCGTAGCCAAACAGTACCTCAAATTCCCCGTTTGTATAGACCACTTCCTGGTCCGACGAAATCACCATCACTGCAAACGGACTCTTCTCAAAAAAGCCGTCCAGATTGGTCACTTTGTGACGGCCGATCCACTCGAAAAAATCCGGCGCACGACCATGGTTCCCCTGATTTCGTTCATCAACCATGTGTTCACCCCGCTTTATTCATACTTCTTTCATTATACCAAAGTCATGCGGCAAAATCGCTGTCAATTCGCCCAATTACGTAACCGATTCACGCTTTTGTCAAAAAAGAGGCTCTAAATAAAAAGCTTCCCTGATCGTTATCAGAGAAGCTTCGCTCAGTCGTTATTCCATTGTATAGACGGCCCGCGCGCCGCCGATCAGTTTTGGCCTTGTTCTTGCAAAGGTCACGTGGGCCTCACCGATCGCTGTGATCCCGGTTCTCACCGGAACAGCCACATGCTTCAACTGCATGCCGATAAACGTATCGCCGATGTCGATCCCCGCATCCGCCTTCACTTCTTCAACCACAACCGGGTCATGCATCTTTCGGTAGGCAAGGGCTGCCATCGAGCCTCCGGCTTTGGCAACCGGGACGACGGTCACGGGCTCAAGTCCAAGGCGGACGGCCGTCTCACGCGTCACCGTTACTGCACGGTTGATATGCTCACAGCCCTGAAAGGCAAGGGATACGCCGGTTTTCCCGGCAAACGCCGCGAAACCGTCCCAAAGTGCCTCTGCGACATCAAGGGTGCCGTCACTGCCGATTTTCGCACCCCGCACCTCACTGGTACTCACCCCGGCAACAAGGAGGTCTCCCGGTTTTAAGTCTGCTTGATCCTGAAGGGCATCAAGGCCTTTTATCAGCTGTTCTGTCAGTTCGGACTGGTTCACCTTGCATCACCCCTCTCGAGTGGCGGTTCTTATACGTGATACGTCCCATCTTCATAGTTCATCACTTTCATAATCCGACGCTCGTGGCGTCCGCCTTCAAATTCAGTCGTCAGCCACGTTTTCGCAATCTCCTGCGCGAGTCCCGGGCCAATAACGCGCTCTCCCATCGCCAGCACGTTGGTATCGTTGTGTTCCCTGGTTGCTTTTGCTGTAAAGAGGTCATGCACCAGTGCGCAGCGAATGCCCTTTACTTTATTCGCAGAAATGGACATGCCGATTCCTGTTCCGCAAATGACAATGCCGCGGTCTGCTTCCTTATTAGCCACCATTTCGGCAGCCTGAAGGCCAAAATCAGCATAATCGACAGAATCCGGACTGTCTGTCCCCACATCAACGATCTCATGACCGAGCTCCTTAACGACGTCAATAATTGCACCTTTCAAATGGTATCCTGCATGGTCTGAACCGATTACAATTTTCATGGTTCATTCTCCTTTCATACGTACCGTTTCATTTATTTTAAATTTTTCGATCGAAGTTTTCAAGGTTTGCGCCTGTTCGAGCAGCACCTCCGCGGAGGACGCGACTTCCTGCATAACAGCAGTCTGTTCTTCCGTACTTGCTGTCACATCCGCAGCTCCGGCAGCCGTCTCCTCTGCAACACCGGCGACTGTCTGCGCTTCTGTGGAGGTGCGTTCGATGGACGTGACCTGTTTCTTGACAAGCTTCAAGATATCCTGCACCGCCGAAGCGACCTCCCGGACATTATCTCCCATAACGATGATAGACTGATTTGTCTCAGATCCTTTATCCGCCTCTTCATTGGCGTAGGCCACCTGTTCAGTGATTTGAGCGACGACATGTTTGACATCACCCTGAATCGTCTGGATCAGCTCAGTAATCCCCTGCACGGCATTGCCACTCTGATCAGCAAGCTTCCGAACCTCGTCTGCTACAACGGCAAAGCCTT
This genomic window from [Bacillus] selenitireducens MLS10 contains:
- a CDS encoding TIGR01440 family protein, which codes for MNQSELTEQLIKGLDALQDQADLKPGDLLVAGVSTSEVRGAKIGSDGTLDVAEALWDGFAAFAGKTGVSLAFQGCEHINRAVTVTRETAVRLGLEPVTVVPVAKAGGSMAALAYRKMHDPVVVEEVKADAGIDIGDTFIGMQLKHVAVPVRTGITAIGEAHVTFARTRPKLIGGARAVYTME
- the rpiB gene encoding ribose 5-phosphate isomerase B, whose translation is MKIVIGSDHAGYHLKGAIIDVVKELGHEIVDVGTDSPDSVDYADFGLQAAEMVANKEADRGIVICGTGIGMSISANKVKGIRCALVHDLFTAKATREHNDTNVLAMGERVIGPGLAQEIAKTWLTTEFEGGRHERRIMKVMNYEDGTYHV